The nucleotide window GCATCAGTCGCCGGGAGCCGGATGCCGGCCATTGTTTGACGCCTGGCGGCAGGCGGCCGGATTTACGGTGATCGGCGGTTGGTTACACTAACCTCCGGCACCTGATGACCGAATTTTACGTTTGACGTCCGGTGTCAGACGTTTGAATGGAGGGGAAAAAGTTTTGGAACATTTTCCAAATGCAACCCTGCTGGCGCAGGTCTTTGACTTCGTTGTTCTGTTGATTTTACTTAGAGTATTTGCCTACAAGCCGATTACCAAACTACTGTCCGATCGCCAAAAGCTTATTGGTGACAGTATCGCGGCCGCAGAGCAGGAAAGGCAGCAGGCTGAGCAGTATAAAGCAGAGTTTGAGGCGGAATTGCGCCGCGCCCGCGAGCATGCCCAGGAGATTATCCAGAAAGCTACCAAAGCGGGTGAGGATCAGGCTGTTGAAATCATTGAAAACGCCAAGAATGAGGCAAAGAGGCTGAAAGATTCGGCCGTTGTCGAGATTCAGCGTGAAAAAGACAAGGCTGTCGCTGAGATGCGCGAACAGGCCGCGACTCTGGCCGTACTTGTGGCCGGCAAGATCCTGGAGCGCCAGATTGACGACAAGATCCAGCACGAGTTGGTCCAGGAGTTCGTTAAAGAGGCAGGGGAACTGCTATGCTAAAAGGGGCTGTAGCAGGGCGCTACTCGGCGGCGTTATATGATCTCGCCGCGGAATCAAATAACATTGATCAAATAGAAGATGAATTAAAAGCCGTAAACGCGATCTTTCAAGATAACACCGACCTGCAAAAAGTGCTGTACCACCCCCAGATTACGGCTGCCGCGAAGAAGGAACTGCTTGACCAGTTGTTTAAGGGGAATATATCAGATTTGACCCTTAACTTTATTAAATTGCTGGTGGACCGCCGGCGGGAGACGTTTTTTGGGGATATCGCTTCGGAGTTTATCGCCCAGGCCAACGCGTCACGTAATATGGTGGAGGCCCGGGTCACTTCTGTGGTAGATTTGCAGGATCAGGAAAAAGGTGAGTTTGACCAGTTGCTGGCCAAGCTGACCGGCAAAAAAGTGCAGGTTTCTTATGCTACAGATCCGTCTCTGATCGGGGGAGTGTTGGTCCGGATCGGGGACAAGGTAATTGACGGCACGATTAAGGCCAAGTTGGCTGCCCTCGGAGATCGTCTCAAGCAAATCAGCTAACTATAGATAGGGGTGAACCAGTGAATGAATTTGCGACCTGAAGAAATCAGTTCGATTATCCGGCAGCAAATAGATAAATACCAGACACAGATCGAAATGACCGACGTGGGTACCGTTATCCAGGTCGGTGACGGGATCGCCCGGGTATACGGCCTGATGGAATGTATGTCCATGGAACTGCTGGAATTCCCAGGCGGCGTGCTGGGGATGGCCCTCAACCTGGAAGAAGACAATATCGGCTGTGTTATTCTCGGCCCGTACAAGCATATTAAAGAGGGCGACACCGTCAAGCGCACCGGCCGGATCGTTTCGGTGCCGGTGGGCGACGCCCTGATTGGCCGGGTGGTTAGCCCGCTAGGCCAGCCGCTGGACGGCAAGGGTCCGATCAATAGCGACAAGTTTCTTCCCGTTGAAAAGATCGCCCCGGGCGTTATGTTCCGGAAGAAGGTGCACCAGCCGATGATGACCGGCTTAAAAGCCATCGACTCGATGACCCCGATTGGCCGCGGCCAGCGGGAGTTAATCCTCGGCGACCGTCAGACCGGCAAGACCGCGATAGCCATCGACGCGATCATCAACCAAAAGGGCGGCGACGTGATCTGCATCTATGTTGCCGTCGGCCAGAAGCAGTCTACCGTCGCCAACGTGATGCAGAAGCTGCAGGACACCGGCGCGATGGACTACACCATCATCGTTTCCGCCACTGCTTCCGACCCGGCCCCGCTGCTCTATATCGCTCCGTTCGCGGGCGCCGCCATGGGCGAGGAATTCATGTCCCAGGGCAAACACGTTTTAATCGTCTACGATGACCTGTCCAAACAGGCGTCCGCTTACCGCGAGCTCTCGCTGCTGCTGCGCCGGCCGCCTGGACGCGAGGCTTACCCGGGCGACGTTTTCAACCTGCACAGCCGGCTGCTGGAGCGGGCTTGCAAGCTTTCGGACGACCTCGGCGCCGGTTCCATGACCGCGCTGCCGATTATTGAAACTCAGGCGGGTGACGTTTCCGCCTATATTCCGACTAACGTCATTTCTATTACCGACGGCCAGATCTTCCTTGAGCCCGACCTGTTTTACGCCGGTATCCGCCCGGCGGTGAACGTGGGTATCTCGGTGTCCCGGGTCGGCGGCGCGGCCCAGGTGAAAGCGATGAAAAAAGTCGCCGGCGGCCTGCGCATCGACTTGGCCCAGTACCGCGAACTGGCCGCTTTCGCCCAGTTCGGCTCCGATCTGGACAAGGCTACGCAAGCCAGGCTGACCCGCGGCGAGCGCATGGTGGAGTTGCTCAAGCAAGACCAGTACGTGCCGATGCCGGTGGAAGAGCAAGTGGCGAGCATATACGCCGCATCCAACGGTTTCCTCGACGACCTGCCGGTCGAGCAGGTGCTGCCGTTTGAAGCGGAATACTTGAAGTATATGAGGGCCAATAAAGCCAACCTGCTTGAGGAAATCCGCACGACCGGCGATCTGGCGGATAAGTTGCAGGAAAACCTGAATGCAGCCATTGCAGAGTTTAAGGCCGAATTCAAAGCCGCTCACGGTCTGGCGTAATGCGTTTCAGACAATTACCGGCTAACAAGGTGGTGAAAACATAAATGGCAAGTTTGCGCGATCTCCGGCGCCGGATCAAGGCTACCGAGAACATGCAGAAGATTACTAAAGCGATGAAGGCTGTGTCGGCTGCCAAGATGAGGCGCGCGCAGGACGCGGTGCTGGCCGCCCGCCCGTATTCCAAAAGAATCAGGGGGGTGCTCGGCCGGGTGGCGCTGGCTTCCGGCGCGGTAAAGCACCCGCTGCTGGCCGTGCGTGAACCGAAGAAAGTCTGCTACGTCATTATTACCGCCGACCGGGGCCTGTGCGGCGGCTTTAACGGCAACGTGATACGGCGGGTAGCCCAAGAAGTGAAAGGCGCTGTTGCGGAAATCAGCATGATCACGGCCGGCCGGAAGGGATATGACTTTTTCCGCAAGCGCGGGTACAATATCGACGGGCATTTCATCGGTCTGGGTGATGAGATCAAGTACCAAACGGCCCAGGGAATCAGTTCGTTGGTTATAAGAAAATACACAGAGGCGGAATACGACGAGGTCTACCTCGTCTACAGCCAGTTTGTTAACGTAATGGTGCAGAAACCTGTTGTGATGAAGCTGCTGCCGGCTGAGCCGCCTGCTGAAGAAGGTAAGGAAGGCCAGGAAGGCCAGGTCCAGAAAGTTAACTACATTTTTGAGCCTGAGGCGGAAGCGGTGCTGGCCGAGTTGCTGCCGAAGTATCTTGAAAACGCTGTTTACCAGGGGCTGCTGGAAT belongs to Pelotomaculum isophthalicicum JI and includes:
- the atpF gene encoding F0F1 ATP synthase subunit B, with translation MEHFPNATLLAQVFDFVVLLILLRVFAYKPITKLLSDRQKLIGDSIAAAEQERQQAEQYKAEFEAELRRAREHAQEIIQKATKAGEDQAVEIIENAKNEAKRLKDSAVVEIQREKDKAVAEMREQAATLAVLVAGKILERQIDDKIQHELVQEFVKEAGELLC
- a CDS encoding F0F1 ATP synthase subunit delta — encoded protein: MLKGAVAGRYSAALYDLAAESNNIDQIEDELKAVNAIFQDNTDLQKVLYHPQITAAAKKELLDQLFKGNISDLTLNFIKLLVDRRRETFFGDIASEFIAQANASRNMVEARVTSVVDLQDQEKGEFDQLLAKLTGKKVQVSYATDPSLIGGVLVRIGDKVIDGTIKAKLAALGDRLKQIS
- the atpA gene encoding F0F1 ATP synthase subunit alpha, yielding MNLRPEEISSIIRQQIDKYQTQIEMTDVGTVIQVGDGIARVYGLMECMSMELLEFPGGVLGMALNLEEDNIGCVILGPYKHIKEGDTVKRTGRIVSVPVGDALIGRVVSPLGQPLDGKGPINSDKFLPVEKIAPGVMFRKKVHQPMMTGLKAIDSMTPIGRGQRELILGDRQTGKTAIAIDAIINQKGGDVICIYVAVGQKQSTVANVMQKLQDTGAMDYTIIVSATASDPAPLLYIAPFAGAAMGEEFMSQGKHVLIVYDDLSKQASAYRELSLLLRRPPGREAYPGDVFNLHSRLLERACKLSDDLGAGSMTALPIIETQAGDVSAYIPTNVISITDGQIFLEPDLFYAGIRPAVNVGISVSRVGGAAQVKAMKKVAGGLRIDLAQYRELAAFAQFGSDLDKATQARLTRGERMVELLKQDQYVPMPVEEQVASIYAASNGFLDDLPVEQVLPFEAEYLKYMRANKANLLEEIRTTGDLADKLQENLNAAIAEFKAEFKAAHGLA
- the atpG gene encoding ATP synthase F1 subunit gamma, whose protein sequence is MASLRDLRRRIKATENMQKITKAMKAVSAAKMRRAQDAVLAARPYSKRIRGVLGRVALASGAVKHPLLAVREPKKVCYVIITADRGLCGGFNGNVIRRVAQEVKGAVAEISMITAGRKGYDFFRKRGYNIDGHFIGLGDEIKYQTAQGISSLVIRKYTEAEYDEVYLVYSQFVNVMVQKPVVMKLLPAEPPAEEGKEGQEGQVQKVNYIFEPEAEAVLAELLPKYLENAVYQGLLESKAGEQCARMSAMDNATKNASEMISKLTLSMNRARQAAITSEISEIVGGAAALE